From one Lycium ferocissimum isolate CSIRO_LF1 chromosome 5, AGI_CSIRO_Lferr_CH_V1, whole genome shotgun sequence genomic stretch:
- the LOC132058298 gene encoding probable WRKY transcription factor 41: MDNYGADNNGELNRLVSELTQGRDLVQQLQLHLNAPNYNNSSASPETTREFLLHNIQSKFDMALSLLQYNSTIGDNSNSLLAHSNSPALPIFGRSESPPSFTTSPPHSEDSDRDLEPKDPTTRNRKSSTPRWTKQVQIHPGAPIEGSLDDGFSWRKYGQKDILGAKHPRGYYRCTLRHVQGCLATKQVQRSDEDPNIFEVTYRGRHTCNQGAGPSVHNVNPAPGPLAVIIPQNQEPNSGNLDQHQQLIPLPHQNPQEIVLNFQKNLSISKDDFNFGTHHDPNNAPYIPSFNNFPSSSSHVNTDHQNYSYVPNSSIIPNNNFVESFPPSLNMSAGTSQMNSFGEKQNDSDYQLNSMGYESNFPYDYQGFSS, from the exons ATGGACAACTACGGAGCTGATAATAATGGTGAGCTTAATAGACTTGTAAGTGAATTAACTCAAGGAAGGGACCTCGTTCAGCAGCTCCAGCTCCATCTCAATGCTCCTAACTATAATAATTCCTCTGCTTCACCCGAAACTACTCGGGAATTCTTGCTTCACAACATCCAGTCCAAATTTGACATGGCTTTGTCCTTGCTCCAATACAATAGTACTATTGGAGACAATTCTAATTCACTACTAGCACATTCCAATTCCCCTGCACTTCCCATTTTTGGAAGGTCTGAATCTCCGCCATCATTCACTACAAGTCCTCCTCATAGTGAAGATTCTGATCGTGACCTTGAGCCCAAGGATCCTACAACACGCAACAG AAAGAGCAGTACACCACGGTGGACAAAGCAAGTTCAAATTCATCCTGGGGCACCAATTGAAGGGTCTCTTGATGATGGTTttagttggagaaaatatggcCAGAAAGATATTCTTGGTGCCAAACATCCAAG AGGTTATTACAGATGCACGCTACGACATGTCCAAGGTTGTTTAGCCACGAAGCAAGTTCAAAGATCCGATGAAGATCCCAACATTTTTGAAGTCACTTATCGAGGAAGGCACACTTGCAACCAAGGTGCTGGTCCTAGTGTCCACAATGTGAATCCAGCACCAGGACCTTTGGCTGTAATAATACCTCAAAATCAAGAACCAAACTCAGGAAATCTtgaccaacatcaacaactaatACCTTTGCCACATCAAAATCCACAGGaaattgtcttgaattttcAGAAAAACCTCAGTATCTCCAAAGATGATTTCAACTTCGGTACTCATCATGATCCTAACAATGCGCCATATATTCCCTCGTTTAATAATTTCCCCTCATCGTCGTCCCACGTTAACACTGATCATCAAAATTACAGCTATGTGCCTAATTCTTCTATAATTCCAAACAACAACTTTGTGGAGAGTTTCCCCCCTTCCTTGAATATGTCTGCAGGAACTTCTCAAATGAACAGTTTTGGAGAGAAGCAAAATGATTCAGATTACCAATTAAACTCAATGGGATATGAATCTAACTTCCCGTATGATTATCAGGGATTCTCTTCCTAA